The Nitrospiria bacterium DNA window CTCTTGAACCTTCTTCCCCGCTCTTTTTATTTGCTTTCGTATCTTCTCTACAAAACTCTCTCCCCCTAATACGGGCACCCATTTCCGACTGGAATAAAACCTCCTTAATCTGTCTTCTACCTCAGACCCCATATACTCCTGAAATGCCTCTAACCGCCCCTTTTTAGGAAACCGCCCCAATACCTGCTTCACATCCAACCATTGGGGCCTTTTCTCTTTTTTCATATACATCCGATAACTGCTCCATGGATATCGATCTAAACCTCGAACCAACCCTGCTTCAACAGGATCTCGGTGGATATACCGTACCACACTTAATAAATACGACTCCTCATCCACGACAATGGCCTTGTACCTACCCCTGAACAGCGGACCATCCCGATGATGTCTCCTATTATAACGTTGGGTATACAACCCATCCAAGTGACGCATGATTCGCGATAGATTGGCTTGAGGGGTTTGAAGAAGAACGTGGTAGTAATTTCCCATCAAACAATAGGCAAACACTTCAATGCCCCACATCTGATGGCATTCACCCAGCAGGTTTAAAAACAATTCTCGGTCTACCCGATCAGTGAAAATTTTCTGATAGGCCAGACCCCGGTTCATGACATGGTAATAGGCATCGGGATATTCGATTCGAAGTGGACGGGACATGAAGGGAGCCTACCATAGTTTCAAACATGAATCAAGACGAGATTTGACCCCTCTCCTAACATGAATCAAGACGAGATTTGACCCCTCTCCCCCTCTCCTTGAATCAAGACGAGATTTGACCCCTCTCTGACCCCTCTCCTCTCCCTCGACCCCTCTCCAGGAGAGAGAGGTTTTACTTGCAGGGCAGGTTCTACGCGAACTTCTTCTCCATCAAGGACCTTTAGAATCTTCTCTAACGTCCCATCAGAATTGGGGAAACTCCAGTGTTTCTTCTCAGGGTACCACCTATGCCCCTCTATCGTTTTAACCTTTGCAACACTTGACGGGTCATATGGGAAGGCAACGATTATCCTCCCTGATGTGTCTTTGCTGATATTGACCGTTGCCTTAGGTAGATACCATTAGACCATTATCGTGTTAAGAAGTCCAAACAAAAGCCCACTCCCCTGGAATGTGTTCTGGAGCATGCCATTTTCCATGAAAAAGGGCTATCAGAATATTATATTACAGTAGTATAATTCTTTTACAAAGTTAATCTGAAGTCAAAATTACGATTTGAAAGCTGTATAGTTCCTAATGTTTCTCGACGCGCGAAGTTCAGGAAGAAATTCACATTGGGAGTTTCCTGGTTTATACCCACCACAATAGTTGTTTTGAAAGGTTTGGAATTTTGGCTCATCGTGGAAGTGAGTGGGTAAATTTCGTCATTACCCGTCTGTCCGGCGGGCACTTGCAGGCAGGGGAAAGCGAAAATCCAGGCCCTTCCCGTCATTCCCGCGAAGCCTGTCCTCGAATGACTTTATCGGGGAGCGGGAATCCAGAAGATGTTGATTTTTTGAATCCTGGATTTCCGATAAAACCATTCGGGAATGACGAACTGGATTTTGCAGGAACCTCTAATACTTCAAAGGCTTCAACCACAGAATGACTTTGACTTGACCCTTGCCCTGTATGGACCTTAAACACTTTTTAACAATTTTTACCAACTCGATTTCACGAAGACCCATAATTTTTAAACACCCTCTTCCCTGAATAATTTTATTGAAATTTTTCTTTCCCTTGGGCCATCCAATTCCACCAACAAAATACTCTGCCAGGTTCCAAGGCAAAGGTTCCCACCGGCAATGGGAACTGTAAGGCTGGGTCCCAGAATAGAGGCAATCATATGGGAGGGAGCGTGAGTTGGGTCATGGGCATGGCGGAAGAGGATTTTGGGTATCATTGCGTTTAAAACATCCAATAGATCGTCTTCGGTCCCTTCTCCCACCTCACCAACGGTCAGCGCAGCAGTGGTATGCTGAATAAAAAGATGACAGGACCCGTTTTGAATATTTCCCTGTTGAAGGACCTGATTCACTTTCCGGGTGATATCAACCACCTGGTGGGAATCGTTTGTCTTTATCTTTAAAAAAGTGGCGTTCATGGAAAGCTTTTCTCCTATTCAAGGAAGGTTTTCCTAAAAAATGAAAAACTTATAAACGCAATCCTTTCGGAACAAGAAAACGTTCCCCGATCTCAAATATTCCTTGTGCAAATAAAGCTAAAAGGGCGGCGGGAACCGCCCCTTGTAAAATCAGACCCACGTCATCAAGACGAATACCGGTTAAAATAGGCTGGCCGTAACCCCCTGCCCCAATCAGTGCCCCTAATGTTGCGGTCCCGATATTAATGACGGCAGATATTTTTATTCCGGCTAAAATGGTTCGTGAAGCCATCGGCAATTCAATACGAAATAACCGCCACCCAGAAGGTAAACCCAAGGCAACAGCGGACTCTCGAATAGAAAGAGGAATTTCCTTGAGACCGGTATAGGTGTTTCGAATAATGGGTAAAAGACTATATAGAAAAAGGGCCATTACGGCAGGGGGGCCACCAATTCCAAAAAAAGGAATCATAAAAACCAAAAGGGCTAAGGAAGGAACTGTTTGGAACATCCCCGCGGTCCCCAAAATCATTTGTCCAATCCGTGGGCGCCGGTCCGCAAAAACCCCCAGGGGGACCGACAGGAGAATGGCACCTGAAAGAGAGACCCCAACTAAAAAAAGGTGTTCTTGGGTATAGCGCCATAATTGTTGCACAGGGGTCTCTTCTTGGAAATGGGTTTTGACCCCAAGGTGGTTTTCAAGAAAATCCGCTGCTACCCGAGTTTCTGAAATCCGATTAATTTTGGAGGCAGCATTTAAGACAACCATGTCCGAATCGATGATTCTTCCCTCCAGCCATTTCAAAACCTTCACCGCTTCAGGAAAACGCTGGAACAAATCTGAGCGATACAGTAAAACAGCATGATAATCGGGAAAATAGCCATGATCATCCTCAAGTACCCGGAGCCCATAGTAGGCAATTTCCGCATCGGTGGAATAAAGGTCCATGACTTGAATCGAACCCATGTCCAGTCCCCGGTAGGCCAGGTCGTGGTCCAAACCGTTCACGTTGGTTTGAGGTAGATGGTAGACTTCCTTAAGACCGGGCCATCCATCGTTTCGGTCCATAAATTCATTGGTAAATCCAAACACCAGCTCTGGGTGATGAACCAGGTCTGAAATCCGGCGGACCCCTAACCCATCCGCTACCTCCTCCCGCATTCCGATGGCGTAGGTATTATTAAAACCCAAGGGTTGGCTCATGAGAATGCCTTTTTTCTTTAAAGCCTGGAGAAGGTCTTCCTCATTTTGCAGAGGAGTCCCCGCCAGGATTTCATACCGGAGGGTCCCTGTATAATCCGGATAGATGTCAATTTCTCCGGATAGCAAAGCATTCCATAAAACCCGGGTTCCTCCCAACTCCCGCCGATGAACCACCTCTTGACCTTTTTGTTCGAAAAGAAGACCCATCATTTCCCCAAGGATGACCGATTCTGTAAATTTTTTTGAACCGATGGTTAGCACCTGTTCCGAAGCTCCAAGCGATGGAAACAGATATCCCGTAGAAAGAAATAAAAAAAGAAAAAAACCCAATCGGCCATTCCCACTCATGATGAGTTACCCATTTTGGTTTCGAGGGGAAAACGCTGAGCTCGAATAAACTGTTTCACAAAAGGGTCGCAAGGGATCTCCATCAGGTCTCGAATGCTTCCTTGCTGGATAATGTTCCCCTCACGTAACAAAACAATGACATCCCCAAAAAAAGCCGCTTCACCCATATCATGAGTAACTATGACCACCGTTTTTTCCAATGTTTGAAAAATGTCCTTCAAATCATTTTGAAGTCCATACCGAATCATCGGGTCCAGTGCGCCCAAAGGCTCATCCAACAAAAGCACGTCAGGGTCTAGCATCAAAGCACGCATCAAAGCCACACGCTGGCGTTGCCCACCCGATAACTGGGAAGGGAAGCGGTCCAGTCCTTCTTCGGGAAACCGGGTAAGGGTAACCATTTTGGCCAAACGCACTTCCCGCTCCTCCAAGGACCAACCCAAATACTTTGCCATGAGAACGATATTTTCCCGCGCCGACAGGTGAGGGAAAAGTCCTCCCTCTTGGATCACATATCCAAAACGCTTTCGAAAGGTAAAAATATTTTCTGGGGAAAGGGCGGTTCCTTCAAAAAGAACCTGTCCCTGGTCAGGTTGAATCAACCCCACCAGCATGCGAAGGATGGTAGACTTGCCACAACCGCTGGGTCCGATGAGAACAGTGGTTTTTCTGGAAAGAATAGATAAATCGGTGTCTTTTAAAGCAACAGAGGATTGGTAACTTTTTGCAACACCTTGGAGTTCAAGCATGATCCCGATGATCAGTTAATTGAAAGAGGTTAAAAAAACAAAAACGTGTTCCTTTTGATCCAAAATTAAATATTCGGTTGAAAAACCCTCAGTCTGCTCTAACTGGGATACCACCTCTAATGAAGTGAGCAAAATTTTTCCATTGATCAACTTAAATTTTGAAATTTCACGTGTTGTGCTTTGCAACCTTATTCCTCGGATGGTAATTTTTTCAAGGACGTGGGTGACGGCGGTGCCTTTAAAACCACCGTTTTCAATTTGAATATCGAGCGTCGATCTGGAAAAGGTATAATCCTCCACCACACCAAAAGCGTCGATCAAATGCTGGCGGTACTCTTCCCGATTAAAATTCAGCTTTTGGGTTCCGTTTTCATCTTTTAGGGTAACGTGAATGGAAACATCCGGTGCCATGAACTGAATATGCGTATTGGCATCTCTTTTTCGAATGGCATCATCCATTTTATCCAAGATGGATTGGATCTTTTTCGGATTCAGGGTTTCCACGGCCCTTACCTCCATGGTGAAGGAAATAAACCAAAACAAAGAAAAAATGATGATCGCCCAACAGAGGAAAGGCCTATTCCATTTCATATTTCTTCCCTAAAAAAAGAAAACGTTTTTCACATAAAACGTTCAAACTTTAAATTTATTGAAAGCCTTGAGGTCTTGTATAAACCAAACCATAGGAAGGGTCAACCAAAAAGGAAAAAAGGAATTGGAAGGCATAAAAAAAACTTGGGTGAAGATTCACCCAACGGTGGTAGAGAGTAAACCCACAAAGGTCATGAAGAAGGCCACGTAGCAATAAAGGAAGCTTTTCATAAAGTTACATAAACGAGTGAGTTCACTGTCATTCAGGGAACGGTAATGCCCTTTTCTAAGAAACCGAATGGTATCCATATTTTTCCGAAACCCGGGGATAAAAAGGTAGGAGGATTTTACCAAAGCATCATAAGCCATTTGGTGCCTTTTTCTAAGAATTGAAAATACCTTTGCAACCATAAAAAACCAACTAAAACTCGCCAAAATCAGGGTCCAAACCAGAGTAGGCAGAATTTCGCTCATTTCCTCTCTCCAAAAATGTCAGATTATCAATTTTATCTTGTGTCTGCAAGAAATAATTGATTCAATGGCGAAACATTTGTGGGCCCTACTGGAGGGGCTCCATTAAAGGGTATCCTAATTTTTTAAACTGTCAACGGTTGAACGCTCCCCCTTGCCTCTTGTAAAAGAGGCCTTTCCCAAACCCATCTTTAAAAAAACCAATTTCCCCTTGCCATAACACCACAATATCGTTAAGATTAATCGTTGCCTGGCTTTACATAAGAGACTTCAATGGATCAAAAAATTGTAAAAGGGAAATTTTTGATTGCAACCCCAATTCTCCGGGACCCAAACTTTTGGCAGACTGTGGTACTGCTATGTGAACACGGTCCAGAGGGAT harbors:
- a CDS encoding transposase — translated: MSRPLRIEYPDAYYHVMNRGLAYQKIFTDRVDRELFLNLLGECHQMWGIEVFAYCLMGNYYHVLLQTPQANLSRIMRHLDGLYTQRYNRRHHRDGPLFRGRYKAIVVDEESYLLSVVRYIHRDPVEAGLVRGLDRYPWSSYRMYMKKEKRPQWLDVKQVLGRFPKKGRLEAFQEYMGSEVEDRLRRFYSSRKWVPVLGGESFVEKIRKQIKRAGKKVQE
- a CDS encoding secondary thiamine-phosphate synthase enzyme YjbQ, which gives rise to MNATFLKIKTNDSHQVVDITRKVNQVLQQGNIQNGSCHLFIQHTTAALTVGEVGEGTEDDLLDVLNAMIPKILFRHAHDPTHAPSHMIASILGPSLTVPIAGGNLCLGTWQSILLVELDGPRERKISIKLFREEGV
- a CDS encoding glycine betaine ABC transporter substrate-binding protein; this translates as MSGNGRLGFFLFLFLSTGYLFPSLGASEQVLTIGSKKFTESVILGEMMGLLFEQKGQEVVHRRELGGTRVLWNALLSGEIDIYPDYTGTLRYEILAGTPLQNEEDLLQALKKKGILMSQPLGFNNTYAIGMREEVADGLGVRRISDLVHHPELVFGFTNEFMDRNDGWPGLKEVYHLPQTNVNGLDHDLAYRGLDMGSIQVMDLYSTDAEIAYYGLRVLEDDHGYFPDYHAVLLYRSDLFQRFPEAVKVLKWLEGRIIDSDMVVLNAASKINRISETRVAADFLENHLGVKTHFQEETPVQQLWRYTQEHLFLVGVSLSGAILLSVPLGVFADRRPRIGQMILGTAGMFQTVPSLALLVFMIPFFGIGGPPAVMALFLYSLLPIIRNTYTGLKEIPLSIRESAVALGLPSGWRLFRIELPMASRTILAGIKISAVINIGTATLGALIGAGGYGQPILTGIRLDDVGLILQGAVPAALLALFAQGIFEIGERFLVPKGLRL
- a CDS encoding ATP-binding cassette domain-containing protein, whose translation is MLELQGVAKSYQSSVALKDTDLSILSRKTTVLIGPSGCGKSTILRMLVGLIQPDQGQVLFEGTALSPENIFTFRKRFGYVIQEGGLFPHLSARENIVLMAKYLGWSLEEREVRLAKMVTLTRFPEEGLDRFPSQLSGGQRQRVALMRALMLDPDVLLLDEPLGALDPMIRYGLQNDLKDIFQTLEKTVVIVTHDMGEAAFFGDVIVLLREGNIIQQGSIRDLMEIPCDPFVKQFIRAQRFPLETKMGNSS
- a CDS encoding nuclear transport factor 2 family protein, producing METLNPKKIQSILDKMDDAIRKRDANTHIQFMAPDVSIHVTLKDENGTQKLNFNREEYRQHLIDAFGVVEDYTFSRSTLDIQIENGGFKGTAVTHVLEKITIRGIRLQSTTREISKFKLINGKILLTSLEVVSQLEQTEGFSTEYLILDQKEHVFVFLTSFN